A stretch of the Arachis stenosperma cultivar V10309 chromosome 6, arast.V10309.gnm1.PFL2, whole genome shotgun sequence genome encodes the following:
- the LOC130936180 gene encoding serine/threonine-protein kinase haspin homolog isoform X1: protein MSMMGSNSKAAGSHSHCSSASIDLWSEILATETLSPHQHQQINVVYRKRNPPRNNSKHSDPAWPPPSRVSLADPNKRVSWNRSLSTRGRTSIAVGACMVYQPQLKQDKNKGRPALPKGKHVKPLNFEKEKQYFQEVDAFELLEESPSPKKVGTWTIPEEAPLPAVCARLERWLHSRRLKPSCGPSSTLSKIMDTPATGSQITHDVGINSAILETLERTVAKNSHLDTIQAGGKRGLLDGIPLEGTRDLQIDHKMMIDQSDGGCEDIDLAVKKLSLTSTSSSLDDGHISPFSALLSICGQSAPSLLGDVLSCYSETIIKIGEGTYGEAFKVGGYVCKIVPFDGDFRVNGEIQKRSEELLEEVLLCKTLNQLRGNDGDSDNLCRTFIQSLEFKVCQGPYDATLIQAWEAWDDKRGSENDHPKDFPEKQCYVVFVQEHGGKDLESFVLLNYDEARTLLVQAIAGLAVAESAYEFEHRDLHWGNILVSRSDSVTLQFTLDGKDMFVKTFGLLISIIDFTLSRINTGDRILYLDLSSDPDLFKGPKGDKQSETYRRMREVTEDCWEGSFPRTNVLWVLYLVDILLLKKSFERTPRDERELRSLKKRLERYNSAKEAILDPFFNDLFVEQCNK from the exons ATGAGCATGATGGGTTCCAATTCCAAAGCAGCAGGTTCTCACTCTCACTGCTCTTCAGCTTCCATTGATTTATGGTCTGAAATCCTTGCCACTGAAACCCTAAGCCCTCACCAACACCAACAAATCAATGTCGTTTATCGCAAAAGAAACCCTCCCCGCAACAACTC AAAGCATTCCGATCCCGCATGGCCGCCGCCAAGCCGGGTGAGTCTGGCTGATCCCAACAAACGAGTTAGTTGGAACCGTTCCCTCTCCACCAG GGGAAGGACGAGTATTGCAGTTGGTGCTTGCATGGTTTATCAGCCTCAGTTGAAGCAAGACAAAAACAAAGGCAGACCCGCTCTTCCAAAA GGAAAACATGTGAAACCtctgaattttgaaaaggagaAACAGTACTTTCAAGAGGTTGATGCTTTTGAGTTATTAGAAGAGAGTCCCTCTCCAAAGAAGGTTGGCACATGGACCATACCTGAAGAGGCTCCATTACCTGCTGTGTGCGCCAGGTTAGAGAGATGGTTGCACTCCAGAAGGTTAAAGCCAAGCTGCGGCCCCTCCAGCACACTCTCTAAGATAATGGATACTCCGGCCACTGGTTCTCAAATCACCCATGATGTCGGCATCAATTCTGCGATCTTGGAAACATTGGAAAGAACGGTGGCGAAGAATTCACATCTGGATACCATTCAAGCTGGTGGCAAAAGAGGTTTGCTTGATGGGATTCCTCTTGAGGGAACCCGCGATTTGCaaattgatcataagatgatgATAGATCAGAGTGATGGAGGATGCGAAGATATTGATCTTGCTGTTAAGAAACTCTCTCTGACTTCAACTTCATCTTCATTAGATGATGGCCATATCAGTCCATTTTCTGCTTTATTGTCGATTTGCGGACAGTCTGCACCTTCCTTGTTGGGCGATGTGTTATCTTG TTACTCAGAAACTATCATAAAAATTGGCGAAGGAACATATGGAGAGGCTTTTAAGGTTGGCGGTTATGTCTGCAAAATAGTTCCTTTTGATGGGGACTTCAGGGTAAATGGGGAAATCCAAAAG AGATCCGAAGAACTGCTTGAGGAGGTGCTTCTCTGCAAAACTCTCAATCAATTGAGAGGAAATGACGGTGACTCTGATAATTTATGCAGGACATTCATTCAATCGCTAGA ATTTAAAGTATGCCAAGGTCCTTATGACGCGACACTAATTCAAGCATGGGAAGCTTGGGATGATAAACGTGGTTCAGAGAATGATCATCCAAAAGATTTCCCAGAGAAACAG TGTTACGTGGTCTTTGTTCAAGAACATGGTGGCAAGGATCTTGAAAGTTTTGTACTTCTTAATTATGATGAGGCAAGGACTTTACTGGTTCAG GCTATAGCTGGGCTTGCTGTGGCCGAGTCTGCATACGAGTTTGAACATCGAGATCTTCACTG GGGAAATATACTTGTTAGCCGAAGTGATTCTGTAACGTTGCAGTTCACTCTTGATGGCAAGGATATGTTTGTTAAAACTTTTGGGTTGTTGATATCAATTATTGACTTTACTCTGTCAAGAATAAACACAG GTGATCGAATACTGTATTTAGACCTTTCCTCAGATCCTGACCTGTTTAAAGGTCCAAAAGGAGACAAGCAG TCAGAAACGTATCGGAGGATGAGGGAGGTAACAGAAGATTGTTGGGAAGGAAG TTTCCCTAGAACAAATGTGTTGTGGGTGCTCTACTTAGTGGACATACTCCTCCTGAAGAAATCATTT GAACGTACTCCAAGGGATGAAAGAGAGCTACGCTCCTTGAAGAAACGTCTAGAAAGGTATAACTCAGCCAAGGAAGCTATTCTTGATCCCTTTTTCAATGACTTGTTCGTTGAACAATGCAACAAgtga
- the LOC130933582 gene encoding zeaxanthin epoxidase, chloroplastic-like gives MGGGFLSKYRIPHPGRVGGRFFIQKMMPMMLSWVLGGNSSKLEGRPVCCRLSDKANDQLHTWFVEDDALERTINGEWFLLPCGDEGGYLNPISLIQDEMKPSIIGNTQKEGYLRISITIPLPEVSEMHAQFHYKDGEFFLTNLHSVHGTWITNNEGRRYRIPPNDQARVRPLDVIDFGSQKASFRAKVIRSTPNTYLCL, from the exons ATGGGAGGGGGG TTTTTGAGCAAATATCGGATACCACACCCAGGAAGAGTTGGAGGAAGGTTTTTCATTCAGAAGATGATGCCTATGATGTTGAGTTGGGTCTTAGGTGGCAATAG CTCCAAGCTTGAAGGTAGACCAGTATGTTGCAGGCTCTCAGACAAA GCAAATGACCAGTTACACACATGGTTCGTAGAGGATGATGCTCTTGAGCGTACTATTAATGGAGA GTGGTTTTTATTACCATGCGGAGATGAAGGAGGTTATTTGAATCCCATAAGTTTAATTCAAGATGAGATGAAACCCAGCATTATCGG GAACACGCAGAAAGAAGGTTACCTGCGCATTTCAATTACAATACCGTTACCTGAG GTCTCTGAGATGCATGCTCAATTTCACTATAAGGACGGTGAATTTTTCTTGACCAATCTGCATAGTGTTCATGGCACCTGGATCACTAA CAATGAAGGAAGGCGATACCGGATACCTCCAAATGATCAAGCTCGTGTGCGCCCATTGGATGTGATTGATTTTGGTTCACAAAAG GCTTCATTTCGGGCTAAGGTGATAAGATCTACTCCAAATACATATCTATGTTTATAA
- the LOC130933581 gene encoding pollen-specific leucine-rich repeat extensin-like protein 1 → MVECWWLVPGRPMKSGLRALSHDKELIEMCFYAKNNGGIVHIYYEHGVSQPLVEEEAPELMELTPNGTGAENVVKETTPSPKNDTPTIPSHIKSSINSTSEGPSKEASKSLPASASIPLVKEKPKPKPAPKPTPKPKPASMEKTKPTPKPKPTPKPIHKPTPKSASKPNPTPKSARKSKATSPKSIHTATRSSARLKGRVVGQKQDTGSKKIYISLDDNNDSDSDSHDSYESAEDSLYKPGPQDSSTESDIEGGLSAARLREFKLKHAPGAAWKKGKEKIVEEDDGLVVENSDEEVDWAQVLGNRENNQEFYDAYDPIHDDSDGNDSWKSEELKTPPNSDE, encoded by the coding sequence ATGGTTGAGTGTTGGTGGCTTGTTCCTGGTAGACCTATGAAGAGTGGACTGCGAGCACTAAGTCATGACAAAGAGTTAATAGAAATGTGCTTCTATGCAAAGAACAATGGGGGAATAGTGCACATATACTATGAGCATGGAGTTTCCCAACCCCTGGTAGAGGAAGAAGCACCTGAATTGATGGAGCTAACACCCAATGGCACTGGTGCAGAAAACGTTGTCAAAGAGACCACACCTAGCCCAAAGAATGATACACCAACCATTCCATCCCATATCAAATCATCCATCAACAGCACAAGTGAAGGCCCTTCCAAAGAGGCATCCAAGTCCCTACCAGCATCTGCTTCCATCCCCCTGGTGAAGGAGAAACCCAAACCAAAACCCGCACCTAAACCCACACCTAAGCCCAAGCCAGCATCTATGGAGAAAACTAAGCCTACACCTAAGCCTAAACCTACACCTAAGCCCATACACAAACCAACACCCAAATCAGCATCCAAGCCCAATCCAACACCCAAATCAGCCCGCAAATCTAAAGCCACTTCACCCAAATCAATTCATACTGCAACTAGATCCTCTGCTAGACTAAAAGGAAGAGTAGTGGGACAAAAACAAGATACTGGCAGCAAGAAAATCTATATAAGCCTCGATGACAACAATGACAGTGACAGTGATTCACATGACTCGTACGAATCTGCAGAAGACAGCCTATACAAGCCTGGACCACAAGACAGTTCTACTGAATCAGATATTGAAGGTGGTCTTTCGGCAGCTAGGTTGAGGGAATTTAAGTTGAAGCATGCTCCAGGTGCTGCCTGGAAGAAGGGCAAGgagaaaatagtagaagaagatgacGGTTTGGTTGTGGAGAATTCCGATGAAGAAGTAGATTGGGCACAAGTGCTGGGCAACAGAGAAAACAACCAAGAATTTTATGATGCATATGATCCAATTCACGATGATTCTGATGGAAACGATTCTTGGAAGTCTGAAGAATTGAAAACCCCCCCAAACTCAGATGAGTAG
- the LOC130936180 gene encoding serine/threonine-protein kinase haspin homolog isoform X3: MVYQPQLKQDKNKGRPALPKGKHVKPLNFEKEKQYFQEVDAFELLEESPSPKKVGTWTIPEEAPLPAVCARLERWLHSRRLKPSCGPSSTLSKIMDTPATGSQITHDVGINSAILETLERTVAKNSHLDTIQAGGKRGLLDGIPLEGTRDLQIDHKMMIDQSDGGCEDIDLAVKKLSLTSTSSSLDDGHISPFSALLSICGQSAPSLLGDVLSCYSETIIKIGEGTYGEAFKVGGYVCKIVPFDGDFRVNGEIQKRSEELLEEVLLCKTLNQLRGNDGDSDNLCRTFIQSLEFKVCQGPYDATLIQAWEAWDDKRGSENDHPKDFPEKQCYVVFVQEHGGKDLESFVLLNYDEARTLLVQAIAGLAVAESAYEFEHRDLHWGNILVSRSDSVTLQFTLDGKDMFVKTFGLLISIIDFTLSRINTGDRILYLDLSSDPDLFKGPKGDKQSETYRRMREVTEDCWEGSFPRTNVLWVLYLVDILLLKKSFERTPRDERELRSLKKRLERYNSAKEAILDPFFNDLFVEQCNK, from the exons ATGGTTTATCAGCCTCAGTTGAAGCAAGACAAAAACAAAGGCAGACCCGCTCTTCCAAAA GGAAAACATGTGAAACCtctgaattttgaaaaggagaAACAGTACTTTCAAGAGGTTGATGCTTTTGAGTTATTAGAAGAGAGTCCCTCTCCAAAGAAGGTTGGCACATGGACCATACCTGAAGAGGCTCCATTACCTGCTGTGTGCGCCAGGTTAGAGAGATGGTTGCACTCCAGAAGGTTAAAGCCAAGCTGCGGCCCCTCCAGCACACTCTCTAAGATAATGGATACTCCGGCCACTGGTTCTCAAATCACCCATGATGTCGGCATCAATTCTGCGATCTTGGAAACATTGGAAAGAACGGTGGCGAAGAATTCACATCTGGATACCATTCAAGCTGGTGGCAAAAGAGGTTTGCTTGATGGGATTCCTCTTGAGGGAACCCGCGATTTGCaaattgatcataagatgatgATAGATCAGAGTGATGGAGGATGCGAAGATATTGATCTTGCTGTTAAGAAACTCTCTCTGACTTCAACTTCATCTTCATTAGATGATGGCCATATCAGTCCATTTTCTGCTTTATTGTCGATTTGCGGACAGTCTGCACCTTCCTTGTTGGGCGATGTGTTATCTTG TTACTCAGAAACTATCATAAAAATTGGCGAAGGAACATATGGAGAGGCTTTTAAGGTTGGCGGTTATGTCTGCAAAATAGTTCCTTTTGATGGGGACTTCAGGGTAAATGGGGAAATCCAAAAG AGATCCGAAGAACTGCTTGAGGAGGTGCTTCTCTGCAAAACTCTCAATCAATTGAGAGGAAATGACGGTGACTCTGATAATTTATGCAGGACATTCATTCAATCGCTAGA ATTTAAAGTATGCCAAGGTCCTTATGACGCGACACTAATTCAAGCATGGGAAGCTTGGGATGATAAACGTGGTTCAGAGAATGATCATCCAAAAGATTTCCCAGAGAAACAG TGTTACGTGGTCTTTGTTCAAGAACATGGTGGCAAGGATCTTGAAAGTTTTGTACTTCTTAATTATGATGAGGCAAGGACTTTACTGGTTCAG GCTATAGCTGGGCTTGCTGTGGCCGAGTCTGCATACGAGTTTGAACATCGAGATCTTCACTG GGGAAATATACTTGTTAGCCGAAGTGATTCTGTAACGTTGCAGTTCACTCTTGATGGCAAGGATATGTTTGTTAAAACTTTTGGGTTGTTGATATCAATTATTGACTTTACTCTGTCAAGAATAAACACAG GTGATCGAATACTGTATTTAGACCTTTCCTCAGATCCTGACCTGTTTAAAGGTCCAAAAGGAGACAAGCAG TCAGAAACGTATCGGAGGATGAGGGAGGTAACAGAAGATTGTTGGGAAGGAAG TTTCCCTAGAACAAATGTGTTGTGGGTGCTCTACTTAGTGGACATACTCCTCCTGAAGAAATCATTT GAACGTACTCCAAGGGATGAAAGAGAGCTACGCTCCTTGAAGAAACGTCTAGAAAGGTATAACTCAGCCAAGGAAGCTATTCTTGATCCCTTTTTCAATGACTTGTTCGTTGAACAATGCAACAAgtga
- the LOC130936180 gene encoding serine/threonine-protein kinase haspin homolog isoform X2 yields MINMVQRMIIQKISQRNRKHSDPAWPPPSRVSLADPNKRVSWNRSLSTRGRTSIAVGACMVYQPQLKQDKNKGRPALPKGKHVKPLNFEKEKQYFQEVDAFELLEESPSPKKVGTWTIPEEAPLPAVCARLERWLHSRRLKPSCGPSSTLSKIMDTPATGSQITHDVGINSAILETLERTVAKNSHLDTIQAGGKRGLLDGIPLEGTRDLQIDHKMMIDQSDGGCEDIDLAVKKLSLTSTSSSLDDGHISPFSALLSICGQSAPSLLGDVLSCYSETIIKIGEGTYGEAFKVGGYVCKIVPFDGDFRVNGEIQKRSEELLEEVLLCKTLNQLRGNDGDSDNLCRTFIQSLEFKVCQGPYDATLIQAWEAWDDKRGSENDHPKDFPEKQCYVVFVQEHGGKDLESFVLLNYDEARTLLVQAIAGLAVAESAYEFEHRDLHWGNILVSRSDSVTLQFTLDGKDMFVKTFGLLISIIDFTLSRINTGDRILYLDLSSDPDLFKGPKGDKQSETYRRMREVTEDCWEGSFPRTNVLWVLYLVDILLLKKSFERTPRDERELRSLKKRLERYNSAKEAILDPFFNDLFVEQCNK; encoded by the exons ATGATAAACATGGTTCAGAGAATGATCATCCAAAAGATTTCGCAGAGAAACAG AAAGCATTCCGATCCCGCATGGCCGCCGCCAAGCCGGGTGAGTCTGGCTGATCCCAACAAACGAGTTAGTTGGAACCGTTCCCTCTCCACCAG GGGAAGGACGAGTATTGCAGTTGGTGCTTGCATGGTTTATCAGCCTCAGTTGAAGCAAGACAAAAACAAAGGCAGACCCGCTCTTCCAAAA GGAAAACATGTGAAACCtctgaattttgaaaaggagaAACAGTACTTTCAAGAGGTTGATGCTTTTGAGTTATTAGAAGAGAGTCCCTCTCCAAAGAAGGTTGGCACATGGACCATACCTGAAGAGGCTCCATTACCTGCTGTGTGCGCCAGGTTAGAGAGATGGTTGCACTCCAGAAGGTTAAAGCCAAGCTGCGGCCCCTCCAGCACACTCTCTAAGATAATGGATACTCCGGCCACTGGTTCTCAAATCACCCATGATGTCGGCATCAATTCTGCGATCTTGGAAACATTGGAAAGAACGGTGGCGAAGAATTCACATCTGGATACCATTCAAGCTGGTGGCAAAAGAGGTTTGCTTGATGGGATTCCTCTTGAGGGAACCCGCGATTTGCaaattgatcataagatgatgATAGATCAGAGTGATGGAGGATGCGAAGATATTGATCTTGCTGTTAAGAAACTCTCTCTGACTTCAACTTCATCTTCATTAGATGATGGCCATATCAGTCCATTTTCTGCTTTATTGTCGATTTGCGGACAGTCTGCACCTTCCTTGTTGGGCGATGTGTTATCTTG TTACTCAGAAACTATCATAAAAATTGGCGAAGGAACATATGGAGAGGCTTTTAAGGTTGGCGGTTATGTCTGCAAAATAGTTCCTTTTGATGGGGACTTCAGGGTAAATGGGGAAATCCAAAAG AGATCCGAAGAACTGCTTGAGGAGGTGCTTCTCTGCAAAACTCTCAATCAATTGAGAGGAAATGACGGTGACTCTGATAATTTATGCAGGACATTCATTCAATCGCTAGA ATTTAAAGTATGCCAAGGTCCTTATGACGCGACACTAATTCAAGCATGGGAAGCTTGGGATGATAAACGTGGTTCAGAGAATGATCATCCAAAAGATTTCCCAGAGAAACAG TGTTACGTGGTCTTTGTTCAAGAACATGGTGGCAAGGATCTTGAAAGTTTTGTACTTCTTAATTATGATGAGGCAAGGACTTTACTGGTTCAG GCTATAGCTGGGCTTGCTGTGGCCGAGTCTGCATACGAGTTTGAACATCGAGATCTTCACTG GGGAAATATACTTGTTAGCCGAAGTGATTCTGTAACGTTGCAGTTCACTCTTGATGGCAAGGATATGTTTGTTAAAACTTTTGGGTTGTTGATATCAATTATTGACTTTACTCTGTCAAGAATAAACACAG GTGATCGAATACTGTATTTAGACCTTTCCTCAGATCCTGACCTGTTTAAAGGTCCAAAAGGAGACAAGCAG TCAGAAACGTATCGGAGGATGAGGGAGGTAACAGAAGATTGTTGGGAAGGAAG TTTCCCTAGAACAAATGTGTTGTGGGTGCTCTACTTAGTGGACATACTCCTCCTGAAGAAATCATTT GAACGTACTCCAAGGGATGAAAGAGAGCTACGCTCCTTGAAGAAACGTCTAGAAAGGTATAACTCAGCCAAGGAAGCTATTCTTGATCCCTTTTTCAATGACTTGTTCGTTGAACAATGCAACAAgtga